Proteins from one Belonocnema kinseyi isolate 2016_QV_RU_SX_M_011 chromosome 8, B_treatae_v1, whole genome shotgun sequence genomic window:
- the LOC117179184 gene encoding phenylalanine--tRNA ligase beta subunit, whose translation MPTIGVKRDVLFQALGQTYTDDEFQNLCFQFGLELDEVTTEKQIITKEQGSEQSVGASEEIIYKIDIPANRYDLLCLEGLVTGLLVFLQKIPLPRYKSINPKNGLQRIVMKKSCLQVRGHLVAAILRNVTLTQDAYNSFIDLQDKLHQNIGRKRTLVSIGTHDLDTIQGPFTYDAKPPEEILFKPLNMEKEYTGSGVMELYANHAQLKQYLPIIKDSPLYPVIYDSNGIVLSLPPIINGDHSKITLNTKNIFIECTATDLTKARVTVDTLVCAFSHYCSEKYTAETVEVVYPDNQTFYYPDLKYRTEKIDSNKATRYVGVKQRPEQVAKLLSKMYLKTEVKKGSELLVEVPPTRHDVIHLCDIYEDIAIAYGYNKIEKTLPRTITIAKEFPLNKLSDQIRNELAYAGFTEALTFSLCSRDDISEKLGHNIKNIPAVHISNPKTLEFQVARTTLLSGLLKTVAANKKMPLPHKLFEVSDIVLRDPEVEVGARNERHLCALYCNKSAGFEIIHGLLDRMMNQLEIPWSVNKDKSGYHLWAADDPTFFPQRCAEIIAYGKTIGKMGVLHPDVLSKFELNLPCSILEINIEPFL comes from the exons ATGCCTACTATCGGCGTAAAGCGAGATGTACTCTTCCAAGCTTTGGGACAAACTTACA ctgatgatgaatttcaaaatctctGCTTCCAGTTTGGTTTGGAGCTAGATGAAGTG ACTACCGAAAAGCAAATCATAACAAAAGAGCAAGGCTCGGAGCAAAGCGTCGGAGCATCGgaggaaataatttataaaattgatattcctGCCAATCGATATGATCTATTATGCTTAGAAGGTCTAGTGACAGGACTTCTGGTATTTTTACAAAA aatACCTTTACCCCGTTACAAAAGCATTAATCCAAAAAATGGGCTTCAAagaattgttatgaaaaaatca tgtTTGCAAGTGAGAGGTCATTTGGTTGCTGCGATTCTGAGAAATGTAACATTGACTCAAGATGCTTACAATAGTTTCATCGACCTGCAAGATAAATTGCATCAAAACATCGGTCGGAAACGAACCCTCGTTTCCATCGGCACACATGATTTGGACACGATTCAGGGGCCTTTTACTTATGATGCAAAACCGCCAGAGGAAATTTTATTCAAGCCACTCAATATGGAAAAGGAATATACAGGAAGTGGTGTTATGGAATTGTATGCT AACCACGCTCAGTTAAAGCAGTACCTTCCAATCATAAAGGATAGTCCACTCTATCCGGTGATTTATGATAGCAATGGCATAGTATTATCGTTGCCACCGATTATTAACGGCGACCACAGCAAAATTACTCtcaataccaaaaatattttcattgagtgTACTGCCACGGATCTTACCAAG GCCAGAGTTACAGTTGACACTTTAGTATGCGCGTTTAGTCACTACTGTTCTGAAAAATACACCGCAGAAACTGTGGAAGTGGTTTATCCAGACAATCAAACCTTCTATTACCCCGACTTAAAATATCGGACAGAAAAGATTGATAGCAATAAAGCAACGCGATACGTGGGTGTAAA ACAAAGGCCAGAGCAAGTTGCGaaattattgtcaaaaatgtatctcaAGACGGAGGTTAAGAAAGGTAGCGAATTATTGGTTGAGGTTCCACCCACAAGACACGATGTTATCCATCTCTGTGATATTTACGAAGATATTGCAATCGCTTATGGTTACAATAAAATAGAGAAGACACTTCCTCGAACAATAACCATCgcaaaagaa ttCCCGCTGAACAAATTATCAGATCAGATCCGAAATGAATTGGCCTACGCTGGATTCACCGAAGCCCTAACTTTTTCCCTG TGTTCTCGTGACGATATTTCGGAAAAATTGGGCCACAATATAAAGAATATTCCAGCAGTTCATATATCGAACCCCAAAACGTTAGAATTTCAG GTAGCGCGAACCACTCTTTTGTCTGGCCTTTTAAAGACCGTGGCTGCAAATAAAAAGATGCCCTTGCCGCATAAATTATTCGAAGTTTCGGATATTGTGTTGCGTGATCCTGAAGTGGAAGTTGGAGCTCGAAACGAAAGACACCTTTGTGCTCTCTATTGCAACAAGTCTGCTGGATTTGAAATTATCCATGGACTCCTTGACAGAATGATGAACCAGTTGGAAATTCCCTGGAGTGTTAATAAAGATAAGAGTGGTTATCACCTGTGGGCAGCTGACG atcCAACTTTCTTTCCTCAACGCTGTGCAGAAATTATAGCGTATGGGAAAACTATTGGAAAGATGGGTGTTCTTCATCCGGATGTTTTATCCAAATTCGAACTGAATCTACCGTGTTCAATATTAGAAATCAATATCGAACCTTTCCTGTGA